From a single Rutidosis leptorrhynchoides isolate AG116_Rl617_1_P2 chromosome 5, CSIRO_AGI_Rlap_v1, whole genome shotgun sequence genomic region:
- the LOC139846674 gene encoding universal stress protein PHOS32-like, which translates to MEEGRKIGVAVDFSSCSRKALEWAINNVARKGDHLILVNVLPQGHYEETEMQLWQATGSPLIPLTEFCDSHVTKKYGIKPDPETLDIVNLAATQKEVIVLLKIFYGDAREKLCEAVDHIPLNCLVLGNRGLGKIKRVILGSVSNYVVNNCPCPVTVVKSADHS; encoded by the exons ATGGAAGAAGGTAGAAAGATCGGAGTTGCAGTAGATTTTTCTTCTTGCAGCAGAAAAGCATTAGAATGGGCAATTAATAACGTTGCACGTAAAGGTGATCACCTCATACTTGTTAATGTTCTTCCTCAAGGCCATTATGAAGAAACTGAGATGCAACTATGGCAAGCCACTGGTTCAC CTTTAATCCCTTTGACCGAGTTTTGTGATTCCCATGTCACGAAAAAATACGGGATCAAGCCTGACCCGGAAACTCTAGATATCGTTAATTTAGCCGCAACTCAAAAAGAG GTTATCGTTCTGTTGAAAATCTTTTACGGAGATGCCCGTGAGAAACTATGCGAAGCTGTTGACCACATACCTTTAAACTGTCTTGTTCTAGGCAACCGTGGGCTTGGCAAGATAAAGAG GGTTATTCTAGGTAGTGTGAGCAACTATGTGGTGAATAACTGTCCGTGCCCTGTAACTGTCGTGAAGTCTGCAGATCATTCTTAA